Within Deltaproteobacteria bacterium, the genomic segment CTGGAGACACAGTCATTGAAGGTGGCAATTCTCATTACAAAGATGACGTAGCCAACGCAGCCATGCTGAAGCAAAAAGGTATTCATTATCTTGATGCCGGTACCAGCGGCGGTATTTGGGGACTCAAAATCGGTTACTGCATGATGGTTGGCGGTGACCGCGAAGTGTTCAACAAACATGAGCCCATTTTCAAAACGCTTGCACCGGAGAACGGCTACGGCTACATGGGCGGACACGGCTCTGGCCACTACGTCAAGATGATTCACAACGGCATCGAGTATGGCATGATGCAAGCGTACGCCGAAGGGTTCGAGCTGATGCAAAAAAGCGATTTTAAACTCGACCTCCCCTTCATCGCCAATATGTGGATGCAGGGCAGCGTTGTTCGTTCGTGGCTCTTGGACCTCGCCGCCAGTGCCTTGAGTAAAGATCCACAACTGGCAAAGATTCAAGGCTACGTCGAGGATTCAGGCGAAGGTCGATGGACAATTCTTGACGCGATCGAGAAAGATGTTCCGGCCCCTGTGATTACCCAATCCTTGTACACCCGTTTTCGTTCGCGACAGGCGGAGTCGTTTGGCGAGAAGGTACTCGCGGCGTTACGTAATGAGTTTGGT encodes:
- the gnd gene encoding decarboxylating 6-phosphogluconate dehydrogenase; translated protein: MQLGFIGLGRMGGNMVRRLLQGGHQIIAYNRSPEPTREVEKLGATAAFSIEELVKKLPAPRTVWVMVPSGKATTDNINTLAGLLSAGDTVIEGGNSHYKDDVANAAMLKQKGIHYLDAGTSGGIWGLKIGYCMMVGGDREVFNKHEPIFKTLAPENGYGYMGGHGSGHYVKMIHNGIEYGMMQAYAEGFELMQKSDFKLDLPFIANMWMQGSVVRSWLLDLAASALSKDPQLAKIQGYVEDSGEGRWTILDAIEKDVPAPVITQSLYTRFRSRQAESFGEKVLAALRNEFGGHAVKAK